From a region of the Citricoccus muralis genome:
- the mobF gene encoding MobF family relaxase, with the protein MTVSISKMSIAYYLDSVATGDAGHHGPKDLTAYYTEAKAPAGRWVGSGLAGTSLTAGQEVTRAHAVMLYEQARDPGTGDLLGRAPMASHVTPQDAKTPAGRTAKATREAVAGFDLTFSVPKSVSALWAVAGPGLQGQIQQAHEQAMNETLAWVEAHVLQSRAGHGGVAHVPVTGLVASQFDHWDSRAGDPQLHTHTVISNRVQRTLDGQWATLDSYTLHRHVVAISETYNSLLFDRLHQQIGALPESRSDDGQQLADAVAADKAEDVSAQPDTIGHRVELAGVPDSLIAEFSTRSRDIEARKDQLVAEWVATHGRQPTAAIVLQLRQQATLETRTPKEDQSLSLAEKMVGWRERSLATGHDPATVVANAVGHADTTINPEQLTDDVVGQLAVWTLADAATRRATFTRANVTASAERITRVVRYRTAADRHAATDRLVDTALALAVQLTPSRSIAPDTEDPAVAHHGQSVFDHQRKAGLWTTRQVIDDEAYLIGRATTETGPHLDADTITDQVTQVTTASGHRLSEDQARATAAVLSSPTALQAIIGPAGTGKTTTMAALARLWSATHGPSSVVGLAPSAVAAGVLGDELGVATENTTKWLYESVGDGAARRAQRVQQLTTQLRQLQAQPRTDRAAARIERLGAKLAEQHAAQARYMLAENQLLIVDEASMVSTAQLAELAHQAEAAGAKMLLVGDPAQLEAVDAGGFLGWMDRKAAPERLDMVWRFRHEWERAASLRLRRGEADVLSEYAANDRIHGAPGEDAADSAYSAWLADKRAGLSTILIASDNATVAELNTRAQADLVASDDVDVAQTVTLRGEATAGAGDLVLARRNDRSLRDETGAFIANGTRLTLTGINPDGSAVACNETTGGVLTLDPDYLASSTELGYATTAHRSQGVTVDSAHAVAKAGLSRELFYVAMTRGREANHAYVDFGVDHEAHFPDEWGLLTETPPADRPVAVLEGVLKRESAEHTAHEVADVQRAWANDLGRMVHELDYLNWATRSARTHQWIQDTYGDDPETVARLTDAATWPQLVKADPAIHHHGNAEAEDAMPEILARCTPRTEDAPLSIPQHQPESQREVTTDLQNRIHAELDGRLDRIEADPPAWYDELAQRHPDPAARRAAAADVLVWRAVSGQDDADTALGKAPIEKDATARYHHAAHAALHPEPDSRPDDRQTRHEALVSGLSDNWINLEPAQTDRPPVEEHVARHTPDRDREPQDWAR; encoded by the coding sequence TTGACCGTCTCGATCTCGAAGATGTCCATCGCCTACTACCTGGATTCCGTGGCCACCGGAGATGCCGGGCACCACGGGCCGAAAGACCTGACCGCCTATTACACCGAGGCCAAGGCCCCGGCCGGACGCTGGGTCGGATCCGGTCTGGCCGGAACCTCCCTCACTGCCGGACAGGAGGTCACCCGCGCCCACGCGGTCATGCTCTACGAGCAGGCCCGTGACCCGGGCACCGGGGACCTGCTGGGTCGTGCCCCGATGGCCAGCCATGTCACACCGCAGGACGCGAAGACCCCGGCCGGGCGCACGGCCAAGGCCACCCGGGAGGCGGTGGCCGGGTTCGACCTGACCTTCTCGGTGCCCAAGTCCGTGTCCGCGTTGTGGGCGGTGGCCGGCCCCGGGTTGCAGGGCCAGATCCAGCAGGCTCACGAGCAGGCGATGAACGAGACTCTGGCCTGGGTCGAGGCCCACGTCCTGCAGTCGAGGGCCGGTCACGGCGGGGTGGCCCACGTGCCGGTGACCGGGCTGGTGGCCAGTCAATTCGACCACTGGGACTCCCGCGCCGGGGACCCCCAGCTGCACACCCACACGGTCATCTCCAACCGGGTCCAGCGCACCCTGGACGGCCAGTGGGCCACCCTGGATTCCTATACGCTGCACCGGCACGTGGTGGCCATCTCCGAGACCTACAACTCCCTGCTGTTCGACCGGCTCCACCAGCAGATTGGCGCGCTGCCCGAGTCGAGGTCCGACGACGGCCAGCAACTGGCCGACGCGGTCGCGGCGGACAAGGCCGAGGACGTGTCCGCCCAGCCGGACACCATCGGGCATCGGGTCGAGCTGGCCGGGGTCCCGGACAGCCTGATCGCCGAGTTCTCCACCCGGTCCCGCGACATCGAGGCCCGCAAGGACCAGCTGGTGGCCGAGTGGGTGGCCACCCACGGCCGCCAACCGACGGCCGCGATCGTGTTGCAGCTGCGCCAGCAGGCCACCCTGGAAACCCGCACGCCGAAGGAAGACCAGTCGTTGTCGCTGGCCGAGAAAATGGTCGGTTGGCGGGAGCGGTCCCTGGCCACCGGCCACGACCCGGCCACCGTGGTGGCCAACGCCGTCGGCCACGCGGACACCACCATCAACCCCGAGCAGCTCACCGACGACGTCGTCGGGCAGTTGGCTGTCTGGACGCTGGCCGATGCGGCCACCCGGCGGGCCACGTTCACCCGGGCCAACGTGACCGCCTCGGCCGAACGCATCACCCGCGTGGTGCGCTACCGCACCGCGGCCGACCGGCACGCGGCCACTGACCGGCTCGTGGACACCGCCCTGGCCCTGGCCGTGCAGTTGACCCCTAGCCGCTCCATCGCCCCGGACACCGAGGACCCGGCGGTCGCCCACCACGGCCAATCGGTGTTCGACCATCAGCGCAAGGCCGGACTGTGGACCACCCGGCAGGTCATCGATGACGAGGCCTACCTGATCGGCCGGGCGACCACGGAGACCGGCCCGCACCTGGACGCGGACACCATCACCGACCAGGTCACGCAGGTGACCACGGCCAGCGGCCACCGTCTGAGCGAGGATCAGGCACGGGCCACGGCGGCTGTCCTGTCCTCCCCGACGGCGCTGCAGGCGATCATCGGTCCGGCCGGCACCGGCAAGACCACCACCATGGCCGCCCTCGCCCGACTCTGGTCCGCCACCCACGGGCCGTCCTCCGTGGTCGGGTTGGCGCCCTCGGCGGTGGCCGCCGGGGTCCTGGGGGACGAGCTCGGGGTGGCCACCGAGAACACCACCAAGTGGCTCTACGAATCCGTCGGGGACGGGGCCGCCCGCCGCGCCCAGCGCGTCCAGCAGCTCACCACCCAGCTGCGCCAACTCCAGGCCCAGCCCCGAACTGACCGCGCGGCGGCCAGAATCGAGCGATTGGGGGCGAAGCTGGCCGAACAGCACGCCGCCCAGGCCCGCTACATGTTGGCCGAGAACCAGCTGCTCATCGTGGACGAGGCCTCCATGGTCTCCACCGCCCAACTGGCCGAACTGGCGCACCAGGCCGAGGCCGCCGGGGCCAAGATGTTGCTGGTGGGGGACCCGGCCCAGCTGGAGGCCGTGGACGCCGGCGGGTTCCTGGGTTGGATGGACCGCAAGGCCGCCCCCGAACGGTTGGACATGGTGTGGCGGTTCCGCCACGAGTGGGAACGCGCCGCCTCCCTGCGCCTGCGCCGCGGCGAGGCGGACGTGCTCAGCGAATACGCCGCGAACGACCGGATCCACGGGGCTCCGGGGGAGGACGCGGCCGACTCTGCGTACTCGGCATGGCTGGCGGACAAGCGAGCCGGGCTGTCTACGATCCTGATCGCCTCGGACAACGCCACCGTGGCCGAGCTGAACACCCGCGCCCAAGCCGACCTGGTGGCCAGTGATGACGTGGACGTCGCACAGACCGTGACCCTGCGCGGGGAGGCCACCGCCGGGGCCGGGGACCTGGTGCTGGCCCGCCGCAACGACCGCTCGCTGCGCGACGAGACCGGGGCGTTCATCGCCAACGGCACCCGACTGACCCTGACCGGGATTAACCCCGACGGCTCCGCGGTCGCCTGCAACGAGACCACCGGGGGAGTGCTCACCCTGGACCCGGACTACCTCGCGTCCTCCACGGAGCTCGGCTACGCCACCACCGCGCACCGCTCCCAGGGCGTCACCGTGGACTCCGCCCACGCCGTCGCCAAGGCCGGACTGTCCCGGGAACTGTTCTACGTGGCCATGACCCGCGGCCGCGAAGCGAACCACGCCTACGTCGACTTCGGGGTCGATCACGAGGCGCACTTCCCGGACGAGTGGGGCCTGCTGACCGAGACCCCACCGGCCGACCGTCCGGTGGCCGTCCTCGAGGGCGTGCTCAAGCGCGAGTCCGCCGAGCACACCGCCCACGAGGTGGCCGACGTCCAGCGCGCCTGGGCCAACGACCTGGGCCGGATGGTCCACGAACTCGACTACCTGAACTGGGCCACCCGCTCCGCCCGGACCCACCAGTGGATACAGGACACCTACGGCGATGACCCCGAGACCGTGGCCCGGCTGACCGATGCCGCCACCTGGCCCCAACTGGTCAAGGCCGACCCCGCCATCCACCACCACGGCAACGCCGAGGCCGAGGATGCCATGCCGGAGATCCTGGCCCGCTGCACCCCACGCACCGAGGACGCACCGCTCTCCATTCCGCAGCACCAGCCCGAGAGCCAGCGCGAGGTCACCACCGACCTTCAGAACCGCATCCACGCCGAGCTCGACGGCCGACTGGACCGGATCGAGGCCGACCCGCCCGCCTGGTACGACGAGCTCGCCCAGCGCCACCCCGACCCGGCCGCCCGCCGCGCGGCGGCCGCCGACGTGCTCGTGTGGCGGGCCGTGTCCGGACAGGACGACGCCGACACCGCCCTGGGCAAGGCCCCCATCGAGAAGGACGCCACCGCCCGCTACCACCACGCCGCCCACGCCGCCCTGCACCCCGAGCCAGACAGCCGGCCGGACGACCGCCAGACCCGGCACGAGGCCCTGGTGTCAGGGCTGTCGGACAACTGGATCAACCTCGAGCCCGCCCAGACCGACCGGCCCCCGGTCGAGGAACACGTCGCCCGGCACACCCCGGACCGAGACCGGGAACCCCAAGATTGGGCCCGATGA